In the genome of Thermodesulfobacteriota bacterium, one region contains:
- the hisF gene encoding imidazole glycerol phosphate synthase subunit HisF, giving the protein MLSKRIIPCLDVKDGRVVKGVKFLNLRDAGDPVEIAKRYSDEGADEITFLDITASHEKRNIMIEVVKQTASEVFVPLTVGGGVRTLEDVRNLLLAGADKVAINTAAVKGPDFVEKAAGKFGSQCIVVAIDARSVSDSNWEVYTHGGRNPTGIDAVEWAKKMELFGAGEILLTSMDMDGTKNGYDLKLTEAVSRAVGIPVIASGGAGNLKDLYDGITLGEADAVLVASIFHYGEYSIFEAKRYLKENGIEIRL; this is encoded by the coding sequence ATGCTATCGAAAAGAATAATTCCCTGTTTGGATGTTAAGGACGGAAGGGTGGTAAAGGGGGTGAAGTTTCTTAATCTCCGCGATGCAGGTGATCCGGTTGAAATTGCTAAGCGTTATAGTGATGAGGGGGCCGATGAGATTACTTTTCTTGACATTACAGCTTCGCATGAGAAAAGAAATATAATGATAGAAGTCGTTAAACAAACCGCTAGTGAGGTCTTTGTACCACTAACAGTTGGCGGAGGTGTTAGAACCCTTGAGGATGTAAGAAACCTTCTTTTGGCAGGTGCCGATAAGGTTGCAATTAACACCGCGGCGGTCAAAGGACCTGACTTTGTTGAAAAAGCTGCGGGGAAATTCGGTAGTCAATGTATTGTTGTTGCTATAGACGCAAGAAGCGTTTCCGATTCAAATTGGGAGGTCTATACACATGGGGGGAGAAATCCTACGGGAATCGACGCTGTTGAGTGGGCGAAGAAAATGGAGTTATTTGGTGCGGGTGAAATACTTCTTACTAGTATGGATATGGATGGGACAAAGAATGGATATGATTTGAAACTAACTGAGGCTGTTTCCAGAGCGGTTGGTATTCCGGTAATTGCATCAGGTGGTGCTGGAAATCTGAAGGATCTCTATGATGGAATTACTTTGGGAGAGGCAGATGCTGTCTTGGTTGCATCTATTTTCCATTATGGTGAATATTCAATATTTGAAGCCAAAAGGTATTTAAAAGAAAACGGAATAGAAATTAGACTTTAA